A window of Longispora fulva contains these coding sequences:
- the bfr gene encoding bacterioferritin, with the protein MQGDPTVIEFLNEQLTAELTAINQYFLHSKMQENWGYTKLAAFTRHESIDEMKHADKITDRILFLDGLPNYQRLFPLRIGESVPEMFQCDMLVEQEAITRLRKGIEYMRKVGDVTSATLFEAILADEEHHIDYLETQLALIESLGLPLYLQNVTEHPEA; encoded by the coding sequence ATGCAGGGAGATCCCACAGTCATCGAGTTCCTCAACGAGCAGCTCACCGCCGAACTGACGGCCATCAACCAGTACTTCCTCCACTCGAAGATGCAGGAGAACTGGGGCTACACCAAGCTGGCCGCGTTCACCCGGCACGAGTCCATCGACGAGATGAAGCACGCCGACAAGATCACGGACCGGATCCTGTTCCTCGACGGGCTGCCGAACTACCAGCGGCTGTTCCCGCTGCGGATCGGCGAGAGCGTCCCGGAGATGTTCCAGTGCGACATGCTCGTCGAGCAGGAGGCCATCACCCGGCTCCGCAAGGGCATCGAGTACATGCGCAAGGTCGGTGACGTCACGTCCGCGACCCTGTTCGAGGCGATCCTCGCCGACGAGGAGCACCACATCGACTACCTGGAGACCCAGCTCGCGCTGATCGAGTCGCTGGGGCTGCCGCTGTATCTGCAGAACGTGACCGAGCACCCGGAGGCGTAA
- the pknB gene encoding Stk1 family PASTA domain-containing Ser/Thr kinase codes for MDTTVADPLIGALLDERYRIRGRVARGGMATVYHAVDERLERTIAIKIIHPTHAGKRQFTDRFEREAKMIARLTHPNIVAVYDEGSHDGLPYLVMEYVKGRTLRDVLNDRVRLAADEALGIMASVLAALAAAHRAGLVHRDVKPENVLLSDDGQVKVADFGLARAVEASGEENTASGQLLATVAYVAPELVSEGYADPRADVYSAGIMLYELLTGHVPYEGAQAVDVAWQHVERDVPAPSRTVPEISAGLDELVARATRRDPGARPTDAGALLAELSAAREDLGAPRPAVARHHPVPPPTAPPLANTAFTALIPMARRVARRPPFAVIAAVVVIGLLVALGGWWFGAGRYTETPALINLVQADAQARAAKAGFSLKAVEGFSETAPVGTVVAQRPKATESILRGGTIVVTVSKGPERHTVPADIIGMDADEAMKALAGQTFKVTRSQGYSATVAAGKVTAVDPPAGAVLPAGASVGVVVSKGPPPITVPSVVGKKVEDAKRELEKLGLVVRTTVVNNDQVAKDKVVGQDPVSGTGVEANATVTLSVSAGPPVVAVPDVGGMTFDEAKKTLESVGLVAVKAFNWPGGRNTVYTQSPGANQQVMKGSTVSLWLY; via the coding sequence GTGGACACGACTGTCGCCGACCCCCTGATCGGGGCACTGCTGGACGAGCGGTACCGCATTCGCGGCCGGGTCGCCCGGGGCGGCATGGCGACCGTGTACCACGCGGTCGACGAACGCCTCGAGCGCACGATCGCAATCAAGATCATCCATCCGACGCACGCGGGCAAGCGACAGTTCACCGACCGGTTCGAGCGCGAGGCGAAGATGATCGCCCGGCTCACCCACCCCAACATCGTCGCGGTGTACGACGAGGGCAGCCACGACGGCCTGCCCTACCTGGTGATGGAGTACGTGAAGGGCCGCACCCTGCGCGACGTGCTCAACGACAGGGTCCGGCTGGCGGCCGACGAGGCGCTGGGCATCATGGCCTCGGTGCTCGCCGCCCTGGCCGCCGCGCACCGCGCCGGGCTGGTGCACCGTGACGTCAAGCCGGAGAACGTGCTGTTGTCCGACGACGGCCAGGTCAAGGTCGCCGACTTCGGGCTCGCCCGCGCCGTCGAGGCCAGCGGCGAGGAGAACACCGCGAGCGGCCAACTGCTCGCCACCGTCGCCTACGTGGCCCCGGAGCTGGTCTCCGAGGGGTACGCGGACCCGCGCGCCGACGTATACTCCGCCGGCATCATGCTCTACGAACTCCTCACCGGCCACGTCCCCTACGAGGGCGCGCAGGCCGTCGACGTCGCCTGGCAGCACGTGGAGCGCGACGTGCCGGCCCCGTCGCGGACCGTGCCGGAGATCTCCGCCGGCCTCGACGAGCTCGTCGCCCGGGCCACCCGCCGCGACCCCGGCGCGCGGCCCACCGACGCCGGGGCGCTGCTCGCCGAGCTCAGCGCGGCCCGCGAGGACCTCGGGGCCCCGCGCCCGGCGGTCGCCCGGCACCACCCGGTCCCGCCGCCGACCGCGCCCCCGCTGGCGAATACGGCCTTCACGGCGCTGATCCCGATGGCCCGGCGGGTGGCGCGCCGGCCACCGTTCGCGGTCATCGCGGCCGTGGTCGTGATCGGGCTGCTTGTGGCTCTGGGCGGCTGGTGGTTCGGCGCCGGCCGTTACACCGAGACCCCGGCGCTGATCAACCTGGTGCAGGCCGACGCGCAGGCCCGGGCGGCGAAGGCCGGGTTCTCCCTGAAGGCCGTGGAGGGCTTCAGCGAGACCGCGCCGGTCGGCACCGTCGTCGCCCAGCGGCCGAAGGCCACGGAGTCGATCCTGCGGGGCGGCACGATCGTGGTCACGGTCTCCAAGGGGCCCGAGCGTCACACCGTCCCGGCCGACATCATCGGCATGGACGCCGACGAGGCGATGAAGGCGCTGGCGGGGCAGACGTTCAAGGTGACCCGGAGCCAGGGGTACAGCGCCACGGTCGCGGCCGGGAAGGTCACGGCCGTCGATCCGCCGGCCGGCGCCGTGCTGCCCGCCGGCGCGTCCGTCGGTGTCGTGGTCAGCAAGGGTCCGCCGCCGATCACGGTGCCCAGCGTGGTGGGCAAGAAGGTCGAGGACGCCAAGCGCGAGCTGGAGAAGCTCGGGCTGGTCGTGCGGACCACTGTCGTGAACAACGACCAGGTGGCCAAGGACAAGGTGGTCGGCCAGGACCCGGTCAGCGGCACGGGCGTGGAGGCCAACGCGACGGTGACCCTGAGCGTGAGCGCCGGGCCGCCGGTGGTGGCGGTGCCCGACGTGGGCGGGATGACGTTCGACGAGGCGAAGAAGACGCTGGAGTCGGTGGGGTTGGTCGCGGTCAAGGCGTTCAACTGGCCGGGTGGGCGCAACACGGTCTACACCCAGTCGCCGGGTGCCAATCAGCAGGTGATGAAGGGGTCGACGGTCTCACTCTGGCTCTACTGA
- a CDS encoding (2Fe-2S)-binding protein yields MFVCICARVRECEVRDAIRFGARCEESVGDACGAGTGCGSCLDRIADLISEEQPALATLSA; encoded by the coding sequence GTGTTCGTCTGCATCTGCGCGCGGGTGCGCGAGTGCGAGGTCCGCGACGCGATCCGCTTCGGTGCCCGCTGCGAGGAGAGCGTCGGGGACGCGTGCGGCGCGGGTACCGGCTGCGGCTCCTGCCTCGACCGGATCGCGGACCTGATCAGCGAGGAACAGCCAGCTTTGGCTACCCTTAGCGCGTAA
- a CDS encoding Rv2175c family DNA-binding protein, producing MTTEISPAEWLTLPDVSERLDLPILKVRQLLREGQILAVRRDGVLRVPSELLATPLAIKHLPGVLNLLRDAGYNDEEALRWLYTPDEYLEGTPAAALSHRSTEVKRRAQAAGF from the coding sequence GTGACTACGGAAATTTCGCCAGCCGAGTGGCTGACCCTGCCGGACGTGTCCGAGCGGCTCGACCTGCCGATCCTCAAGGTGCGGCAGTTGCTGCGGGAGGGGCAGATCCTCGCGGTGCGCCGCGACGGGGTGCTGCGGGTGCCGAGCGAGCTGCTCGCGACCCCGCTCGCGATCAAGCACCTCCCGGGTGTTTTGAACCTCTTGCGTGATGCTGGGTACAACGACGAAGAAGCACTCAGGTGGCTCTATACCCCTGACGAGTACCTGGAGGGCACGCCGGCCGCCGCGCTCAGCCACCGGTCCACCGAGGTCAAGCGCCGGGCACAGGCCGCAGGCTTTTGA
- a CDS encoding lycopene cyclase domain-containing protein, producing the protein MRHLSYLLVLAGCLTAAIWLEPVLRTGVLRRWRRLALTVLPVAAVFVCWDAAAVAAGHWHYDPGQLLGVTLPGRLPLEEILFFLVVPLCAVLGYEAVRKVLAR; encoded by the coding sequence TTGAGGCATCTGTCCTACCTGCTGGTGCTCGCCGGCTGCCTGACCGCGGCGATCTGGCTCGAGCCGGTGCTGCGGACCGGGGTGCTCCGGCGCTGGCGGCGACTCGCGCTCACGGTCCTGCCGGTCGCGGCCGTCTTCGTCTGCTGGGACGCCGCGGCCGTCGCCGCCGGGCACTGGCACTACGACCCGGGCCAGCTGCTCGGCGTCACCCTGCCGGGCCGGCTGCCGCTGGAGGAGATCCTGTTCTTCCTGGTCGTGCCGCTGTGCGCGGTCCTCGGCTACGAGGCGGTCAGGAAAGTGCTGGCCAGATGA